From Moritella sp. F3:
AGATAGCAAAGTTATAACCGAAAAATTTGGTTGGTTAAAATACAGTGCTCATCAAAAGTCTACATCTTATGTAATTGGACATAACATTTACCTCATAAATGAAGACACTAATCGTCACAGCTGCGATTTACCGTCAGGTGTGAAGACATTTCCACATGACAATTACACGTATTGGCGTAACTGTGCAAGGTCATCATTACTTAGATTAGGTGATCACCGATTTCACAATGAACTTGTTCATCACTGGATAAGCTTATTAGATACCGATGAACCTGTACCGACTCATTGGACTAAAGAAATTGAAAAACGTCAAAAGGGTATGGTGGATGAAACTAGAAAGTTTCGATTGGCCATGCACTACTCGCGAGTTCAATATGGGTTGATCACAATGAAGGATCTGCCAATTCAAACGCAGAAATGGTTATTCAGAATTAAAACACTGAAACATCAGGTTAAAGTGCACCCTCACAACAGGCTGCTAATAGAACAGTGTGTTACGGGATATTTTGAAGACGCTATAAAGTTAGTGCACCTATTAATGGATCGTACTGTACTTAAAGATTTGCAAAGTTCGATGAAGTTGGAGGTATACAATGACTTCATTCATTATTATCTAACTGAAGTAGTAACAAACTCAATGGATTTGTCCGTCGATTATGAAGCCTCTTCAATATTCAGTAGAGCGTTTCTAGACGACGAATACACTTATTTCAAACCACAACATAACCTATGCCCACTTAAGCGATTAACACCGCTTTGCAAGCCTGGTCTGTTCCCGAATGTAACTAAACATTTTAGAAAAACAAGTATATATTCCACGTCGCCGCAAGACGACAGAGTCACTGTGCGACTTATTGATTAACGAACAATATTAGTGAAACACAGTTCATTGCAATAAATGTCCGCAAGGTCGTGAGCTGCATCAAAATAACAATCCGCGCATTTAGCGCCACTTCAACCTCAACTAACTTACCCTTTGGGACCACTTCCCAACGGGAGCGGTTTCATTCCAATGCTCACTAGGAGCCACAATGAATTTATTACTTCCAAACCTGGTAATGCCAATCCAATTTGTTTCAATGTTGGATCAATTAATCAAAGAAAAAGAAGACGGCAAATACGTAATTACGTTTAGCAATGAAAAATATTCAAAAAAGGATGGTGGCGTTCAGCCCCATTTAATCGCAGTTGAAAAAGAAAATGGCCACTACAGACTATTAAGTCTGTCAGCGTTCGGGTTCTATGGTGATGAGTACATGCAAGTGACTCACTTTGATTTTGTGAAGAAGTGTGGATTTACTGATAGAGCTTTTTCATTCAATTTTGATGAAGACCCCTTTATCAGTGAGGCCTTGGAATCAAACACTGTTGGACTTGCACAAAAGTATGAATCTAATTGCTTTGATTTACCGGTAGTAAGACAATTGAATTAGACACTGCAGTCAGAACAAATAATCCGTTATCCTGATAATGGGTATGTTTACTAACTAGAGTCATCCACCAGCATTATTTGCTGGTGGATTATTCACAACAAGAAAATCCTCCAGTAATGTCCTTTCCGATTTATGCCCTCTGTAACTTGTCTTGCCTCGATGTCCACACACTAAATGTTACTGTTACGTTTCAATATAATATAATAAACCTATTGCAAGTGGTCGTATTACGACCTAGTATAGATTGTACATACCATTAATGCTCATTGAGCGCGGTTAATCAAACAGGATAGATATGTTAACTATATTAAAAAGATATGCTGTTAAGCATTTAAACAAAGGCGTGGCCAGAGTCTACATTACGAACAAAGCGGGACTCGAGTCTGCAGGTTTGTCTCAAGATGTCACGTATAGTACCCAATACGATCACCACCGAATTACAGCTACCCCGTGTAAAAATGGTAACAACACAATAATGACCACTAGCAGGGGGCTTCTACTAGAGCTGAAGAACACATCAACTGAAAACTCCCTTAAAGACGTGGACTTTGTAACAGTTACGTTTAGTAAGGATGGCGTTGTCATCACTCTTAGCCATAGCGATAAACAAAAGCTTGAACGTGAACAGTCACTCAAGCAGGCATTATGTGGCGAGCGACCGCTACGTAAAGCATCGATCTTATCCGGTACCGGTGCTTTATCTTACCAGTTGAAAACAGGTTTAGAGTCTGCAGGTGTAAATGTACAAATGTCATTTGCAATTGATGCATGCGATAAGGCCATGTCAGTGAACATTGAAGCGAATCCTATTTGGGACGGCGCCACAGATGATGCGCTTGTAGTTGTCGATCAGTTAGAGAACCTTGATATTAATATGCTGCGTCCCGCTGACATAATTGAGATCGGTTACACCTGCATTGGGATGAGCACTCTGTGCGTAAGTCAAAATAGAGACACCAATCATCCTGTCGTAGGGTTACTATATATCAAGCTATTGGCCGCATTATACAAAATGAACCCGTCAGTTGTAATTTTCGAAAACGCACCGTTCTTCATTAATTCAGACACACTTAAGATCATTAAATCAGAGATGAAAGGTTATCGCTTCGAAGAAGCCGTATTCAATGCCTATGATTTCGGCGAAATCGAACCACGTAAACGCTCTTGTGTGATTGCGATCAGCGATGGTCTACCAGAACTTCAATTAAACAATTTAACGCCACCAGCGATAACGAGAAGGCCAAAGCTAGGTGATTATCTTGAAGATATACCACTGGACTCTCCAACATGGCGCCGAATGGATCATATCAAGAAGAAAGAGCGTCAGGATTCATTAAATTTTAAGAATGCTGTCTTCGTGCCAACAGATACAAAGATCGGCACCCTAATTGCTTCATACGGCGCACCGAAAGTAGGGTCGCCTTTTATTCAGCATCCAACCAACGTGGATTTACAAAGGCAGTTAACACCGGTTGAGTTCGGCCGAATCAGACAATTGCCACAGGCAGTTAATGATCTGGTAATGAAAATTGCAGATGGTAGGCATCCACTTGTGAGTAAGCGCGGTTCCCATAGTGCTGCTTACCGGTTAATGGGAAATGGCGTTTCCAAATGGGTTTGGCTAGCGATAGGTAATTTCCTAGGTAATTACTTATTGAGAGATGTGAAGCCACGGTGTGAAAAGATTGTTGTTGCCGCGTAAGCCTCATGCTTGATATGGCCTTGGTAAGGTACAGATTATTAGGGACCATGATGATGCCTGTATGTTAGAATCGAAAAACTAAAAGCAGTTTAAACTGAACGCGGAGAATACTGGTCAATGACACCTAAAGAGTACAGCACATTAATATTAAAATGGACTGATTTGGCAAACAAGGCCGGTATTACATTGAGTAATAACAAGCCGGTGCCGACTGTTTTCTGGAAAACATTTTTAGGGATCACGCGCAGTGTGCACTTAGAATTAATGAAAGGTACCAGTAGACGTAAAGAGTTCTCGCCAAGCTTGGCCCGAACCATCCGATTTGCGAAGAAATTGGATCATAACGTGTTCATGGATGAAGTTAAAATCGCAATTTCTCTTTATGAGAGCAATAAAAGGAAGTAATACAGCCCCCTGATTAACCGTTAGGGCTGAATTGTCGTCAATAAGAGAAAGTAATACAAACAAATTTATAACTCATCCTCAATATTCAGCTTTGCCCATCAATATTTATAATCGAACACAGACAATACAAAAGCATAATATTAGTAATAGACAAAACCGGTAAGTTGCCAGGTCTATGGCAAGTGCAGCTAAGGATCATGCGAGCTGGACAGCGAAAACGATAGATTTGTTGTTATCATTTATGGAAACAGTTATAGTTCTACAGTCAAAGGTTCACTCATATAAGACGTTAAATAGAGCCTCACTTTCAAACCCTACAGTTCAACCAAAACCACCAGCATATTACTTGCATATCAATTACAGCTATAAGCTGTGCTTTCTGGCACCAGTCTAGAACCTTAACAGCATATTGCTATGATTGATGGCATCCATCAGCATTACGTGGCCGACAGGTTTAAATCCACGCACCGTTAGGTGACCTATAAATAACAACTACATCTCATTAAGAGATTACTCAATCCGCCTACTAGGCATAAGACCAAAGGAATCAGATAATGATTAATTTATATATTAGAATAACCGTGCTACTAGCAGACTACTTGGATTCTCAAAAGACATTTTCCGATCATGACAAAATGATTAACGAACCTGTATATCTCGATGAAGAAGAAGTTAAGCTCATTCAATTAGAGTACTGCTGTACTACGCTTGATTTTAAAACAGAGCAGGTCCTCAGACACCAGCGGATCCCTTATGATAAACATTGTGATAATGGTAATCATAACTGGGCGGAACACACTCGTTACCTTGAAAATGGTGAAATACTTGAACTCGGTTATGCGACAGACACTGACACCGCTGATATTAATATTCCACTAAGTCATGTACAGCTAGCTCACCGTGACAATAAAGTTGAAGAACTGATTGCTGAATGGATCAGCAAGATGGAGCCTATGCCGTGGAAAAAGCAGGTTGGTATAATGGATGGAATGCAGGGTCATAATTTAGTGACATCATAATTTAATAAACAAAATATAAAAACAAAGCCACACATATTAACGTATGTGTGGCTTTTTTATTGGACGAATAGAAAGGGGAACAAACATTCAGGTATTGGGTCTGTCTCTAGTAGGCTAGCTAAATCAAAATACCGTGTTAGTGATAATTCAGTTAAGCTTTACGCATATACACTGACATTGTAATGATGGTTATAATTAGAGCCACCAAGCCAGCCGTTTGGGTTTCAACGCCAAAAGAAGTAAACACTTCAAGTGACACACCAAAGACCGTTATACCAACAAGCAATGCAACAGCTAAACTAGCCAAACCGAAAGTTATCATGACGACAACCAACACCAACCATTTAATACCATCATTATCCTGGCCACCATTGTACTGACCATTTTTATGTTGCTCTAGTTTCACTACCAGGTTGATAAAAATTGCAAATAACACTAGTGCTAGAATAATAATTGCGGCCGTAGTTGGAGATACTGGACTGTTCCAGAATAAGACTGATGCAGGCATACCTGCAAAACTCAAAAGATACGGCATTAATAAATATGTTAAGCCACCAGCAGTGACTAAACCTAGGATACACATTAAATTTTCAGTACTTAACCGTTTAAATATATTCATAAAAATTTTCCTTGTTGTGTAAACAAAATGACTTTCTGTCTACTTAATCTCACTGGTAAGTAGCGCTAATGAATTCACCTCCATTAGTACATTTTTCATGAGTGAGTGGTATACCTATGTTGTTCTACGCTAATTCAAACAGGTAAAAGAATAGTTGTTTGCGTATGCTTTAGTAATAAATATGTCAGCCCAGCAACAGAACACAATAAAGCAATAGATATAGCGACAGATAAAGCTTGAGTTATTTTTAAGGCTTTTTCTAGATAAGTGTTGTAACGGACTAATTCTTCCAAATCATTCTGCTTTACAACACAAACAGACTCACCATGTTCCTGCTTGTACGTAACAGGAAACGGGATGCTTTCATTAATAGTTAGTTTTGATTTAATCAAATTAGTTTGCATAGTTTTTAAATTCCATTATCAACTTAGTCATTTGGTTTAAAACTGTTTTAGCAAAATCTGGAGCCTTTTCCTTCGCTAAATTTACTCCCTCAATATCACCTAATACAAAGCCTAAATAATGTAAATCATACAGGCTGGGTTCTTCATCTGACTTTTGGATTATCATCATCTCTTGACGAGCGAACATCGATGTTTGAATAATATGGAGATCTTCACCGCGCCAACGTTGCTGTACAACCTCTAATCTTAATCGTCCCTTAGGGCCTATTGTAATATTCATCTAAACTGTTCCGCGCTGGTGATTATTCCGATAAATAAGTCTGGATTTGCAGTTCTGCAAACTTTACTCCAATAAATACAAGTTCTTTCATTCCAATCATCGTATACTCATGTTTGTTTAAATAAAATCAAAGGTCATCAAAAGGATACTAGTTATATAACCTATAGATAAAATAGATAAAGCGACTAAAGTATAAATGCCAATTGAGATGATACTGCATTGCTTGACTTGAACATCTCTCACTTTTGTTCTGAAGGGTATGAAAGCTACGGCGATGGACAATACTAAACCTGAAATATACGCCAGTACCACAGAGTGCGAGGCAATCCAGGGGGAGTAGGCAGAAATAGCAGCAATGACGTCTTGATCACTAAGAGCTGTCACAACCCAATAAATAACAATGCACAGCATGATCACTACATAACCTAAAAGCCTCAATATATATAGTCCCTAAAAATCGTAATTGGATTAGCAAATTAAGTATACCGTCCCGAGTACGGAAATCAACCATTGTATTTGTCTTGAAATTATTTCATGAACATATAAATAAGTAACTATGACCCACATAACTAGCACCATTGAATATCGATCTAAAATATAAATGACGATTAAATATATAACCCAGTAATACGGGATCTATTAGATAGGATAAAATGGGAACTAACGATGATCATCATAGTTCTCATTGGCATTCATTAGTAAACACAACGCGGGGTAGGTTAAGCGGGAACAGCAATTATAAAGACTATAAAGCCCATTTAATTACCATCCATTTGAATTTCACAACTGAATCCGTCCGGTATTTTAGATTCGTTCTACTGAGCAAGTAATTCGATTAACTCTTTCTTCGAGTTAGAATGATCAGTATTCATTGAAGGGCCAGTATACATACCCTGCATTTGGCTGATGTATTGGAGTATCGGCGTAAACTCATTACGGGTAATCACGCCATCATCAGCAAGTGCATCACTTAATTTCTCGCGTAGATTTGGTAATTCATTTTTCTCTATGTATGAAACGAGGGCGGTATAAGTAAAATCATGGATTTCTGATTCACGTAAATAAAGTTTATACGCCTGGAGGCTGAGATAAGAGATACTAAGTATGCTAGCTAAGAGTAATAACTGTTTTTTCATCTTCACTTTCCGTGTTTAAAGTAATAATTAAAACTTCGAATAATATAGAATGTATGAATTTTAAGGAGTAGCAGTAAAATAAAAAACAATCCCGCAATTACCGTTAACAAACCCTTTATAAATCCATACACCGTAGATTTTTTTGATGTGGAATTTCTTTCTTATCTTTGTCCAGTATACACATTATTTTAGTATAAGTTTCTCGCACATCATCTGAAACACCTGCGATATTTAATGGGTACGAATTGTCATGCTGTACAATCATGTCCATTACTGCCATATTCAATAAACTAACCTTGTCTTTCGTGGGTTCGCCATCTTCTAAAGTACCTTCGAGGGCGCTATCCTTGCTCCAAACACCAGCTTGTTCTAACGCTAGTTTAACTCTGATATTCAAATAGATATCAAGACAATGAGCAAGATAGATTGGCTTTGGTGAGCTGCCAATCCATGTTATGGCTTATTAATACCATAATCTTGGGAAAACTGTACTTCCCATGCAGTCACAGAGTGTTCTTTGAGAAATTGGGCCAGAATATCCAACCGCCAAAAACGGGGCTTATTTTCTCGTCCGTGACGAACTCGATACCCAATTTTCACATCACTTAGGCCTAACAGCTGAAACTTAAGAGGTTCCACTTCACTTTCTTGTGCAAAGAATTTTGTAATAGTACGAGTCTCTAAGAGCCTGACAAACTCACCTTTGGTTACATTATAAAATTTGATCCGCATACATACCGTCATTATGTTATTTACATGATGTCATGTTGTCTCTTAAAAACAAAAAAGGCAAGGGTTTACATCGGTTTGGTTGTTAAATGTGAACTGAGCAGTTATAGTTCCTACTTGTCGTCAAAGGTTCCCCGTGACGTTAAAAAGAGCCTCACTTCCAAGTTTTACATCACAATAAAAATCCACCACCAAATACTTTCACTGATTCGAAATCAATAATTGCTATGCGTTGTGCTTTTCTGTACTTAACCCAAAGTTAGATACACTGCTTATAGCTGTTCTTGATGTTTACATCAATCCGCGTGGAATTAGGTTTTAAACCACACACCTTACTGGTGACCTAACTATTAACCCCGAATAGCCTTAAATGGCACTATTCAACCAAATAATCCAAAGGTATAAAAATGAGCACATTAGATGACGCTAGAAAATTAATTCAAAACAAATTGTCGCCACATTTCTTATCTGTTGTCGTGACGGAAAAAGGCAAGGGAGTTATGGGTAATGAACTGGTTGCTCTGGTAAATGAGATCAACAACGAACTACTAAACATTAAAATGGCTATCAACATATTCGGAGCCGACTTTGCAATACCAGTAAGTGACTTGAAGATAGGTAAAGAGCATCGTTCTCTATTTGCAGGTGTACACACTTGGCGGCAACATAGTTCACATTTTTACACTGAAAAAAACTTAGCCAAGCCAGTTAATCTGATATCCAAAACTCTTAATGAGAAACACATCAAAACGTCAATAGACTTAGGAACAACATTATGAATACAAACGATAAGACTAAATTATTGCAGCGACTGCTTTCGAGCTCACCGACAAGTGAGATGGCAGCAGCAGTAGAGCAGGGGAGTTTCTTTGCTGTAGCAACCCCAACTCTTTGTCATCCATCATTAACCATTGGAAGTACCGAAGTAGATAGTATATCTTTACCCGATCTTTATGAGACAAAAAAATTAGCCATTGAGGAGCTTAATGAGTTAACTGCGGGTTCTGAAGCGGACTCCGAATCAGAAGAGATTGAAGAAGATTATTTCGTTGTTTCCGTGAAATGGGATGGCGGACCAATCATCACTCTTTATGAAAATGACCAAGAAATATATGAAGGTGACTGGAAAATAGTTTCAGGCCTTGAGTAGAAAAATAAAAACCGATTTGAATATCGATAACGCCTGACACTTATCTATTTATCCACCAGCAACAGTGCTGGTGGATAAATAGATGTTAGTTCCTTAAAGCCCTCCGTGACGACGTCACACGCCATATCAAACAGCCAAAGATCATATCAAATGTTAACTGTTCGGCACTTAATGTTGAACTAAGTAGTTTGTTCGACTTCCCCAGTACATACTTTCTTTATCAGTTGGCGCCACTAACTGCTTACTCTTCAAGCTTTCAATGTGTCCTAGTTCGGCCATATCCAGGATTAACCCTGCAAGATCTATTTCTTGTAATTCTACATTTGCGATTTGATGTACAGTATCAAACAATATTTGATTATCAGAATTTTCTTGAACGATCTGTCTTAGAAAATTAGTGAGAAATCCTGATGACATATTTTGTGCGTGCTTGCTACCAGCATTGGTTTTAGCAGTCTCAATACATTTGTTAGCAATTAATTTTAAAGATTCAGACATGAACCTACTTTGAACAAATTGAATGCCCAAAGGCACACCACTTGGGTCTTGAGCTGGCATACCTTTTTCCAAACCAAACAACCAGCAATAGTATTATCATAAGCAATTACCGAGAAGTTATTTGGTTGGTAAGACTGGTAGCAAATTAGTTTTATTTTCAATGGCGTCCATAACGTTTGATTTCTCGCTAAAAAAACCGGTCAATCTATCGCTAAGACCACAAATGGCCATCATTGCATCGTGGAAAAACTGAGCGGCGTCCTCGCTATAAGACACCTCTTCACTACCAAGGGTTAGTCTCGTACCGTTAAAACCATTTAATTTCTCACCAAACTCACCGAGATGTGGCTTTTCCTCACAAGATATTTCATCATTATAAGGCTTACTTGTATGAAAATACTCTACACGTTCATGATTTCGGCTTTTGTATGTTGTTTTTCTCAATACTTGAGCTTGGATGGTGATTGTGTAAGGCTCTACAGGACGACCCGATCTGTTATCGGCGCCGTTATCAACCCAGTTAACAATTCGACCACCAGCGTCGCTGTGCTGACCGTTATCCCGCATACCTTGAGCACAGTTAGAATAAAGTTTGCCGTTTTCAATGTGTTTAGCGTAGTGGCATTGAGTTTCATATTTATAACGTATGATCAACTCATGTGATTCTTCCGTTTCAAGTAAACTCTTTATTCCATCATCGATACTTTTAATTGCATCATCCAGCGACTTGCTTTCTACACGCATATATTTTCGTGGTTTAGTAACACGGCAACCTTTGAGTAGATTAGCACGAATGTGCAGTACGTATTCATCAGGGAAAACAACGGCGAACATGCCATTTTGGTCAACAAACAAATCGGATTCAAACTCAATTTTGTCCCCTGCGTTGTTCTTAATTTCGAAGTTGTACGTATTAATTTTTGGCATGATATATTCCGTTCTAATTACGTTTCACATAATTCACTATTTAAGCCTTGAACGAATCACCGATATTCATTTGAAAAAATGATATTTATCTTTCAAGCATTGGTTCATGCACGATGAAATATCGGTGTTCCATCAGCGGTTGCTGATTGTGTTTAGCTACTTAATAATTTGAAGTGCTTCCGTTAATACATATTCATCTGCGTTA
This genomic window contains:
- a CDS encoding DUF2787 family protein; the encoded protein is MNLLLPNLVMPIQFVSMLDQLIKEKEDGKYVITFSNEKYSKKDGGVQPHLIAVEKENGHYRLLSLSAFGFYGDEYMQVTHFDFVKKCGFTDRAFSFNFDEDPFISEALESNTVGLAQKYESNCFDLPVVRQLN
- a CDS encoding DNA cytosine methyltransferase, with the translated sequence MTTSRGLLLELKNTSTENSLKDVDFVTVTFSKDGVVITLSHSDKQKLEREQSLKQALCGERPLRKASILSGTGALSYQLKTGLESAGVNVQMSFAIDACDKAMSVNIEANPIWDGATDDALVVVDQLENLDINMLRPADIIEIGYTCIGMSTLCVSQNRDTNHPVVGLLYIKLLAALYKMNPSVVIFENAPFFINSDTLKIIKSEMKGYRFEEAVFNAYDFGEIEPRKRSCVIAISDGLPELQLNNLTPPAITRRPKLGDYLEDIPLDSPTWRRMDHIKKKERQDSLNFKNAVFVPTDTKIGTLIASYGAPKVGSPFIQHPTNVDLQRQLTPVEFGRIRQLPQAVNDLVMKIADGRHPLVSKRGSHSAAYRLMGNGVSKWVWLAIGNFLGNYLLRDVKPRCEKIVVAA